One genomic region from Drosophila subpulchrella strain 33 F10 #4 breed RU33 chromosome 2R, RU_Dsub_v1.1 Primary Assembly, whole genome shotgun sequence encodes:
- the LOC119551744 gene encoding serine/threonine-protein kinase N isoform X2 yields MSRLVKRIRSMINPNSQRDREDSTSISTSEGGSASRKCHSLPRRYSKRSTARRSNSGLWNRLVTNVFGPEDADDFNNDGDSVGGSIFYTDSVNGSNYVISGEGEYIKHPVLYELSHKYGFTENLPESCMSIRLEEIKEAIRREIRKELKIKEGAEKLREVAKDRRSLSDVAVLVKKSKSKLAELKSELQELESQILLTSANTAVNSNGQESITACIDPNGGFVVSGAVGGLGGGNTALDGGAPATANDKVLASLEKQLQIEMKVKTGAENMIQSLGIGCDKKLLAEAHQMLADSKAKIEFLRLRIIKVKQNREQADRLKASRQMMDEHGQTIGGTNSSQPASLETTLEERIEELRHRLRIEAAVVDGAKNVIRTLQTANRAPDKKALQEAHGRLSESSRKLDLLRYSLELRRQELPVDSPAAQLLKTELQIVQQSTSPAPVTYTSLQTGQGGLLGGKPYQSVSSLGRCASVTGKLEVRLLGCQDLLEDVPGRSRRDKDNNSSPGDLRSFVKGVTSRSSSKSYSVKDETSIEIMATIKLDNITVGQTSWKPCSQQAWDQRFSIDLDRSRELEIGVYWRDWRSLCAVKVLRLEEFIDDVRHGMALQLEPQGLLFAEVKFLNPMISQKPKLRRQRMIFNRQQAKNISRAKQMNINVATWGRLLKRNAPNHVHMGSVGSGSSITGASPMVVSGSRDSESPISRTPSSDALVEPEPYTPGEQAQNLEFDPDAGIHEHVETPGEYPDPAASGLSGMRPLSMHMQGISVLPPDSPPVAAGATGRPNTLSLQMPGVSKGQSIQGGRTAAPTTAPPPPPVLKSASTTPILDQELQDALHEFDFLSDLDSRPTTLRRLLKEQNMSLDPGALENLLLQQQQTEQQALQQRQRQEQLRLQQFQEAQRQAILDLCGKQNELEEEEEEQLPPILVQPTPLPPLASNNNQIMTSSNARHSYSHSQSQSPNHNQFQLQQQQQQPQPQPLPAQNPEPPSAVEQQLHRPVLILPPVVLLGGREEERSVPPSPLVEYPEDDDEYLFRGSSDNMGSRLHSTHSSSAGDRFCVEVIPQLGKLYVGGSQQQQYVQQSSPIIQEPPTPTIYGNSAAAGAPQFPQPAQRQEKQPAQQQQQQQQPIYANQYELNVAKAAAAAATVYSPSSSTNSNSNQQQQQQQRRNVARGLQYRESGGIEAGRAGKQPPNAGMLSMDNFRLLSVLGRGHFGKVILSQLRSNNQYYAIKALKKGDIIARDEVESLLSEKRIFEVANAMRHPFLVNLYSCFQTEQHVCFVMEYAAGGDLMMHIHTDVFLEPRAVFYAACVVLGLQYLHENKIIYRDLKLDNLLLDTDGYVKIADFGLCKEGMGFGDRTGTFCGTPEFLAPEVLTETSYTRAVDWWGLGVLIFEMLVGESPFPGDDEEEVFDSIVNDEVRYPRFLSLEAIAVMRRLLRKNPERRLGSSERDAEDVKKQAFFRSIVWDDLLLRKVKPPFVPTINHLEDVSNFDEEFTSEKAQLTPPKEPRHLSEEEQVLFQDFSYTAEWC; encoded by the exons ATGTCCAGGCTGGTGAAGAGAATCCGCAGCATGATCAATCCAAACAGCCAGCGGGATCGGGAAGACTCCACCTCGATATCCACTTCGGAGGGCGGGAGTGCGAGTAGGAAGTGCCATTCCCTGCCGCGCCGGTACAGTAAACGCTCGACGGCGCGACGATCGAACAGTGGTCTGTGGAACAGACTGGTCACAAATGTCTTTGGTCCTGAAGATGCCGATGATTTTAACAACGATGGTGACAGTGTTGGTGGTTCCATATTCTACACCGATTCGGTTAATGGTTCCAACTATGTGATATCTGGAGAA GGCGAATACATAAAGCATCCCGTTCTGTACGAACTCAGTCACAAATATGGTTTCACAGAGAATTTGCCCGAAAGCTGTATGTCCATACGGCTGGAGGAGATCAAGGAGGCCATTCGGCGGGAGATCCGCAAGGAGCTGAAGATCAAGGAGGGCGCCGAGAAGCTGCGCGAGGTGGCCAAGGACCGGCGGTCCCTCAGCGATGTGGCCGTTCTTGTGAAGAAGAGCAAAAGCAAACTGGCCGAGCTCAAGTCCGAGTTGCAGGAGCTCGAGAGTCAAATCCTCCTGACATCGGCCAACACCGCCGTGAATAGCAATGGACAAG AATCGATAACTGCATGCATCGATCCCAATGGCGGTTTCGTGGTCAGCGGAGCGGTTGGCGGCCTGGGCGGCGGAAACACGGCTCTCGATGGCGGCGCACCGGCCACCGCCAATGACAAAGTGCTCGCCTCGCTGGAGAAGCAACTGCAGATTGAGATGAAGGTGAAGACCGGGGCGGAGAACATGATCCAGTCGCTGGGCATTGGCTGCGACAAGAAGCTGCTGGCGGAAGCCCACCAGATGCTGGCCGATTCGAAGGCCAAGATTGAGTTTTTGCGCCTGCGCATCATCAAGGTGAAACAGAATCGCGAGCAGGCCGATCGCCTGAAGGCCTCCCGCCAGATGATGGACGAGCATGGACAGACGATCGGGGGCACCAACAGCAGTCAGCCAGCGAGCCTGGAGACGACGCTCGAGGAGCGGATCGAGGAGCTGCGTCATCGACTGCGGATCGAGGCAGCCGTCGTGGATGGGGCCAAAAATGTGATCCGCACGCTGCAGACGGCAAATCGGGCACCGGACAAGAAGGCGCTGCAAGAG GCCCATGGACGTTTGTCGGAGTCGTCGCGAAAATTAGATCTCTTGCGCTACTCCCTGGAGCTACGTCGCCAGGAGCTGCCCGTCGATTCGCCCGCCGCCCAGCTATTAAAAACGGAGCTGCAGATCGTCCAGCAATCGACATCCCCCGCTCCCGTCACCTACACGTCACTACAAACCGGCCAGGGAGGATTACTTGGTGGGAAGCCCTACCAGTCGGTGTCCTCGTTGGGACGCTGTGCCAGTGTCACCGGAAAACTAGAGGTTCGCCTACTGGGATGCCAAGATCTGCTAGAAGATGTGCCCGGCAGATCACGAAGGGACAAGGATAACAACTCCAGTCCGGGGGATTTAAGGAGCTTCGTCAAGGGGGTGACCTCGCGCAGCAGTTCGAAGAGCTATTCGGTTAAGGATGAGACCTCCATCGAGATCATGGCAACCATCAAGCTGGACAACATCACTGTGGGCCAGACATCGTGGAAGCCATGTTCGCAGCAGGCCTGGGATCAGCGCTTCTCCATCGATCTAGACCGCTCCCGTGAACTGGAGATTGGAGTTTACTGGCGTGACTGGCGGTCCCTGTGCGCCGTGAAGGTGCTGCGCCTGGAGGAGTTCATTGATGATGTACGACATGGCATGGCACTGCAGCTGGAGCCACAGGGACTACTCTTCGCGGAGGTGAAGTTCTTAAACCCAATGATTTCGCAGAAGCCAAAGCTGCGGCGCCAGCGAATGATCTTCAACAGGCAGCAGGCGAAGAACATCTCGCGGGCCAAGCAAATGAACATCAATGTGGCCACCTGGGGCCGTCTGCTCAAGCGAAATGCTCCAAATCATGTGCACATGGGATCGGTGGGATCTGGATCTTCTATAACAGGTGCCTCTCCCATGGTGGTCAGTGGATCCCGAGATTCCGAGTCGCCGATTTCGAGGACTCCCTCCTCCGATGCGCTCGTAGAACCAGAGCCCTACACTCCAGGAGAGCAGGCCCAGAACCTGGAATTCGATCCGGATGCAGGAATACACGAGCATGTGGAGACGCCGGGTGAATATCCGGATCCGGCAGCTAGTGGTCTGAGTGGAATGCGTCCCCTGTCCATGCATATGCAGGGTATCAGTGTATTGCCCCCGGATTCGCCACCCGTGGCCGCAGGAGCAACCGGAAGGCCCAACACGCTTAGCTTACAGATGCCGGGAGTTAGTAAAGGACAGAGTATTCAGGGCGGACGCACTGCAGCACCCACAACggcgccaccaccaccacccgtGCTCAAGTCAGCCTCGACCACTCCGATACTGGATCAGGAG CTGCAGGATGCCCTGCACGAATTCGATTTCCTTTCGGATCTGGACTCGCGTCCCACCACGCTGCGTCGCCTGCTGAAGGAGCAGAACATGTCGCTGGATCCTGGTGCGCTGGAGAACCTGctcctgcagcagcagcagaccgAGCAGCAGGCGCTACAGCAGCGGCAGCGCCAGGAGCAGCTGCGTCTGCAGCAGTTCCAGGAGGCGCAGCGTCAGGCGATCCTGGATCTGTGCGGGAAGCAGAATGAGCttgaggaggaggaggaggagcagctgcCACCCATCCTTGTCCAGCCAACGCCGTTGCCACCGCTTGCCAGCAATAATAACCAGATCATGACCAGCTCAAACGCCCGCCACAGCTATAGCCacagccaaagccaaagcccAAACCACAACCAGTTTcagttgcagcagcagcagcagcagccacaacCACAGCCACTTCCTGCCCAGAATCCCGAACCACCATCCGCTGTGGAACAGCAGCTGCACCGTCCTGTCCTGATCCTGCCGCCCGTGGTGCTGCTGGGCGGCCGGGAGGAGGAGCGATCGGTGCCGCCATCGCCACTAGTCGAGTATCCCGAGGACGATGATGAGTATCTGTTCCGGGGCAGCAGCGATAACATGGGCAGCCGGCTGCACTCCACCCACAGTTCCAGTGCCGGCGATCGTTTCTGTGTGGAG GTTATACCACAGCTGGGTAAGCTCTACGTGGGCGgcagccagcagcagcagtatgTGCAGCAGTCCTCGCCCATCATCCAGGAGCCACCCACTCCGACTATCTACGGAAACAGCGCGGCCGCTGGTGCTCCGCAATTCCCGCAGCCCGCCCAAAGGCAGGAGAAGCAGCcagcacagcagcagcagcagcagcagcagcccaTCTATGCCAACCAGTATGAGCTGAATGTGGCcaaggcggcggcggcagcggctaCAGTTTACTCACCCAGCTCCTCCACCAACAGCAACTCCaatcagcaacagcagcagcagcagcggagGAACGTGGCCCGTGGCCTGCAGTATCGAGAATCCGGAGGAATCGAGGCCGGCAGAGCTGGCAAGCAGCCTCCCAATGCCGGCATGCTGTCCATGGACAACTTCCGTTTGCTAAGCGTCCTGGGACGCGGACACTTTGGCAAGGTGATTCTGTCGCAGCTGCGCAGCAACAACCAGTACTACGCCATCAAGGCGCTGAAGAAGGGCGACATCATTGCCCGCGACGAGGTGGAGTCGCTGCTCAGCGAGAAGCGCATTTTCGAGGTGGCCAATGCCATGCGTCATCCCTTCTTAGTCAACTTGTACTCGTGCTTCCAGACTGAG CAACACGTATGCTTTGTAATGGAGTACGCCGCCGGCGGAGATTTGATGATGCACATCCACACGGACGTGTTTCTAGAGCCAAGAGCCGTCTTCTATGCCGCCTGTGTGGTTTTGGGTCTGCAGTATCTACACGAAAACAAAATCATCTATCGAGATCTGAAGCTGGACAACCTGTTGTTGGACACGGATGGCTATGTGAAGATTGCGGACTTTGGGCTGTGCAAAGAGGGCATGGGCTTTGGTGATCGCACGGGCACTTTCTGTGGCACGCCCGAGTTTTTGGCACCCGAAGTGCTCACGGAAACGTCATACACACGAGCTGTGGATTGGTGGGGTCTGGGTGTGCTGATCTTTGAGATGTTGGTTGGTGAG TCCCCATTCCCTGGTGACGACGAGGAAGAGGTATTCGATTCAATTGTCAACGATGAGGTGCGCTATCCGCGCTTCCTCTCACTCGAGGCCATAGCCGTGATGCGTAGG CTACTGCGCAAGAATCCGGAGAGGCGTCTGGGATCCTCGGAACGCGATGCGGAGGATGTTAAGAAGCAGGCATTCTTCCGTTCTATTGTGTGGGATGATCTGCTGCTGCGAAAGGTCAAACCCCCCTTCGTGCCCACCATT AACCATTTGGAGGATGTGTCAAACTTCGACGAGGAGTTCACGTCGGAGAAGGCACAGCTAACGCCGCCGAAGGAGCCGCGCCACCTGTCCGAGGAGGAGCAGGTGCTCTTCCAGGACTTTTCATACACGGCCGAATGGTGTTAG
- the LOC119551744 gene encoding serine/threonine-protein kinase N isoform X3, giving the protein MALTMNMVFLKDLRSRLKGYLHGEYIKHPVLYELSHKYGFTENLPESCMSIRLEEIKEAIRREIRKELKIKEGAEKLREVAKDRRSLSDVAVLVKKSKSKLAELKSELQELESQILLTSANTAVNSNGQESITACIDPNGGFVVSGAVGGLGGGNTALDGGAPATANDKVLASLEKQLQIEMKVKTGAENMIQSLGIGCDKKLLAEAHQMLADSKAKIEFLRLRIIKVKQNREQADRLKASRQMMDEHGQTIGGTNSSQPASLETTLEERIEELRHRLRIEAAVVDGAKNVIRTLQTANRAPDKKALQEAHGRLSESSRKLDLLRYSLELRRQELPVDSPAAQLLKTELQIVQQSTSPAPVTYTSLQTGQGGLLGGKPYQSVSSLGRCASVTGKLEVRLLGCQDLLEDVPGRSRRDKDNNSSPGDLRSFVKGVTSRSSSKSYSVKDETSIEIMATIKLDNITVGQTSWKPCSQQAWDQRFSIDLDRSRELEIGVYWRDWRSLCAVKVLRLEEFIDDVRHGMALQLEPQGLLFAEVKFLNPMISQKPKLRRQRMIFNRQQAKNISRAKQMNINVATWGRLLKRNAPNHVHMGSVGSGSSITGASPMVVSGSRDSESPISRTPSSDALVEPEPYTPGEQAQNLEFDPDAGIHEHVETPGEYPDPAASGLSGMRPLSMHMQGISVLPPDSPPVAAGATGRPNTLSLQMPGVSKGQSIQGGRTAAPTTAPPPPPVLKSASTTPILDQELQDALHEFDFLSDLDSRPTTLRRLLKEQNMSLDPGALENLLLQQQQTEQQALQQRQRQEQLRLQQFQEAQRQAILDLCGKQNELEEEEEEQLPPILVQPTPLPPLASNNNQIMTSSNARHSYSHSQSQSPNHNQFQLQQQQQQPQPQPLPAQNPEPPSAVEQQLHRPVLILPPVVLLGGREEERSVPPSPLVEYPEDDDEYLFRGSSDNMGSRLHSTHSSSAGDRFCVEARISLVHITLEPINASRTTSCLIEEVAEPDSQPEIKPVAQSKKVSEACAESILLETVEKLETEDQVQQVIPQLGKLYVGGSQQQQYVQQSSPIIQEPPTPTIYGNSAAAGAPQFPQPAQRQEKQPAQQQQQQQQPIYANQYELNVAKAAAAAATVYSPSSSTNSNSNQQQQQQQRRNVARGLQYRESGGIEAGRAGKQPPNAGMLSMDNFRLLSVLGRGHFGKVILSQLRSNNQYYAIKALKKGDIIARDEVESLLSEKRIFEVANAMRHPFLVNLYSCFQTEQHVCFVMEYAAGGDLMMHIHTDVFLEPRAVFYAACVVLGLQYLHENKIIYRDLKLDNLLLDTDGYVKIADFGLCKEGMGFGDRTGTFCGTPEFLAPEVLTETSYTRAVDWWGLGVLIFEMLVGESPFPGDDEEEVFDSIVNDEVRYPRFLSLEAIAVMRRLLRKNPERRLGSSERDAEDVKKQAFFRSIVWDDLLLRKVKPPFVPTINHLEDVSNFDEEFTSEKAQLTPPKEPRHLSEEEQVLFQDFSYTAEWC; this is encoded by the exons GGCGAATACATAAAGCATCCCGTTCTGTACGAACTCAGTCACAAATATGGTTTCACAGAGAATTTGCCCGAAAGCTGTATGTCCATACGGCTGGAGGAGATCAAGGAGGCCATTCGGCGGGAGATCCGCAAGGAGCTGAAGATCAAGGAGGGCGCCGAGAAGCTGCGCGAGGTGGCCAAGGACCGGCGGTCCCTCAGCGATGTGGCCGTTCTTGTGAAGAAGAGCAAAAGCAAACTGGCCGAGCTCAAGTCCGAGTTGCAGGAGCTCGAGAGTCAAATCCTCCTGACATCGGCCAACACCGCCGTGAATAGCAATGGACAAG AATCGATAACTGCATGCATCGATCCCAATGGCGGTTTCGTGGTCAGCGGAGCGGTTGGCGGCCTGGGCGGCGGAAACACGGCTCTCGATGGCGGCGCACCGGCCACCGCCAATGACAAAGTGCTCGCCTCGCTGGAGAAGCAACTGCAGATTGAGATGAAGGTGAAGACCGGGGCGGAGAACATGATCCAGTCGCTGGGCATTGGCTGCGACAAGAAGCTGCTGGCGGAAGCCCACCAGATGCTGGCCGATTCGAAGGCCAAGATTGAGTTTTTGCGCCTGCGCATCATCAAGGTGAAACAGAATCGCGAGCAGGCCGATCGCCTGAAGGCCTCCCGCCAGATGATGGACGAGCATGGACAGACGATCGGGGGCACCAACAGCAGTCAGCCAGCGAGCCTGGAGACGACGCTCGAGGAGCGGATCGAGGAGCTGCGTCATCGACTGCGGATCGAGGCAGCCGTCGTGGATGGGGCCAAAAATGTGATCCGCACGCTGCAGACGGCAAATCGGGCACCGGACAAGAAGGCGCTGCAAGAG GCCCATGGACGTTTGTCGGAGTCGTCGCGAAAATTAGATCTCTTGCGCTACTCCCTGGAGCTACGTCGCCAGGAGCTGCCCGTCGATTCGCCCGCCGCCCAGCTATTAAAAACGGAGCTGCAGATCGTCCAGCAATCGACATCCCCCGCTCCCGTCACCTACACGTCACTACAAACCGGCCAGGGAGGATTACTTGGTGGGAAGCCCTACCAGTCGGTGTCCTCGTTGGGACGCTGTGCCAGTGTCACCGGAAAACTAGAGGTTCGCCTACTGGGATGCCAAGATCTGCTAGAAGATGTGCCCGGCAGATCACGAAGGGACAAGGATAACAACTCCAGTCCGGGGGATTTAAGGAGCTTCGTCAAGGGGGTGACCTCGCGCAGCAGTTCGAAGAGCTATTCGGTTAAGGATGAGACCTCCATCGAGATCATGGCAACCATCAAGCTGGACAACATCACTGTGGGCCAGACATCGTGGAAGCCATGTTCGCAGCAGGCCTGGGATCAGCGCTTCTCCATCGATCTAGACCGCTCCCGTGAACTGGAGATTGGAGTTTACTGGCGTGACTGGCGGTCCCTGTGCGCCGTGAAGGTGCTGCGCCTGGAGGAGTTCATTGATGATGTACGACATGGCATGGCACTGCAGCTGGAGCCACAGGGACTACTCTTCGCGGAGGTGAAGTTCTTAAACCCAATGATTTCGCAGAAGCCAAAGCTGCGGCGCCAGCGAATGATCTTCAACAGGCAGCAGGCGAAGAACATCTCGCGGGCCAAGCAAATGAACATCAATGTGGCCACCTGGGGCCGTCTGCTCAAGCGAAATGCTCCAAATCATGTGCACATGGGATCGGTGGGATCTGGATCTTCTATAACAGGTGCCTCTCCCATGGTGGTCAGTGGATCCCGAGATTCCGAGTCGCCGATTTCGAGGACTCCCTCCTCCGATGCGCTCGTAGAACCAGAGCCCTACACTCCAGGAGAGCAGGCCCAGAACCTGGAATTCGATCCGGATGCAGGAATACACGAGCATGTGGAGACGCCGGGTGAATATCCGGATCCGGCAGCTAGTGGTCTGAGTGGAATGCGTCCCCTGTCCATGCATATGCAGGGTATCAGTGTATTGCCCCCGGATTCGCCACCCGTGGCCGCAGGAGCAACCGGAAGGCCCAACACGCTTAGCTTACAGATGCCGGGAGTTAGTAAAGGACAGAGTATTCAGGGCGGACGCACTGCAGCACCCACAACggcgccaccaccaccacccgtGCTCAAGTCAGCCTCGACCACTCCGATACTGGATCAGGAG CTGCAGGATGCCCTGCACGAATTCGATTTCCTTTCGGATCTGGACTCGCGTCCCACCACGCTGCGTCGCCTGCTGAAGGAGCAGAACATGTCGCTGGATCCTGGTGCGCTGGAGAACCTGctcctgcagcagcagcagaccgAGCAGCAGGCGCTACAGCAGCGGCAGCGCCAGGAGCAGCTGCGTCTGCAGCAGTTCCAGGAGGCGCAGCGTCAGGCGATCCTGGATCTGTGCGGGAAGCAGAATGAGCttgaggaggaggaggaggagcagctgcCACCCATCCTTGTCCAGCCAACGCCGTTGCCACCGCTTGCCAGCAATAATAACCAGATCATGACCAGCTCAAACGCCCGCCACAGCTATAGCCacagccaaagccaaagcccAAACCACAACCAGTTTcagttgcagcagcagcagcagcagccacaacCACAGCCACTTCCTGCCCAGAATCCCGAACCACCATCCGCTGTGGAACAGCAGCTGCACCGTCCTGTCCTGATCCTGCCGCCCGTGGTGCTGCTGGGCGGCCGGGAGGAGGAGCGATCGGTGCCGCCATCGCCACTAGTCGAGTATCCCGAGGACGATGATGAGTATCTGTTCCGGGGCAGCAGCGATAACATGGGCAGCCGGCTGCACTCCACCCACAGTTCCAGTGCCGGCGATCGTTTCTGTGTGGAG GCCCGCATTAGTCTTGTACATATTACCCTCGAACCGATCAATGCCAGCCGGACGACCAGTTGCCTGATCGAGGAGGTGGCCGAGCCGGATTCACAGCCGGAGATTAAGCCGGTGGCGCAGTCTAAGAAAGTGTCCGAAGCTTGTGCTGAGAGTATTCTCCTCGAGACAGTTGAAAAGTTAGAAACCGAAGACCAAGTGCAGCAG GTTATACCACAGCTGGGTAAGCTCTACGTGGGCGgcagccagcagcagcagtatgTGCAGCAGTCCTCGCCCATCATCCAGGAGCCACCCACTCCGACTATCTACGGAAACAGCGCGGCCGCTGGTGCTCCGCAATTCCCGCAGCCCGCCCAAAGGCAGGAGAAGCAGCcagcacagcagcagcagcagcagcagcagcccaTCTATGCCAACCAGTATGAGCTGAATGTGGCcaaggcggcggcggcagcggctaCAGTTTACTCACCCAGCTCCTCCACCAACAGCAACTCCaatcagcaacagcagcagcagcagcggagGAACGTGGCCCGTGGCCTGCAGTATCGAGAATCCGGAGGAATCGAGGCCGGCAGAGCTGGCAAGCAGCCTCCCAATGCCGGCATGCTGTCCATGGACAACTTCCGTTTGCTAAGCGTCCTGGGACGCGGACACTTTGGCAAGGTGATTCTGTCGCAGCTGCGCAGCAACAACCAGTACTACGCCATCAAGGCGCTGAAGAAGGGCGACATCATTGCCCGCGACGAGGTGGAGTCGCTGCTCAGCGAGAAGCGCATTTTCGAGGTGGCCAATGCCATGCGTCATCCCTTCTTAGTCAACTTGTACTCGTGCTTCCAGACTGAG CAACACGTATGCTTTGTAATGGAGTACGCCGCCGGCGGAGATTTGATGATGCACATCCACACGGACGTGTTTCTAGAGCCAAGAGCCGTCTTCTATGCCGCCTGTGTGGTTTTGGGTCTGCAGTATCTACACGAAAACAAAATCATCTATCGAGATCTGAAGCTGGACAACCTGTTGTTGGACACGGATGGCTATGTGAAGATTGCGGACTTTGGGCTGTGCAAAGAGGGCATGGGCTTTGGTGATCGCACGGGCACTTTCTGTGGCACGCCCGAGTTTTTGGCACCCGAAGTGCTCACGGAAACGTCATACACACGAGCTGTGGATTGGTGGGGTCTGGGTGTGCTGATCTTTGAGATGTTGGTTGGTGAG TCCCCATTCCCTGGTGACGACGAGGAAGAGGTATTCGATTCAATTGTCAACGATGAGGTGCGCTATCCGCGCTTCCTCTCACTCGAGGCCATAGCCGTGATGCGTAGG CTACTGCGCAAGAATCCGGAGAGGCGTCTGGGATCCTCGGAACGCGATGCGGAGGATGTTAAGAAGCAGGCATTCTTCCGTTCTATTGTGTGGGATGATCTGCTGCTGCGAAAGGTCAAACCCCCCTTCGTGCCCACCATT AACCATTTGGAGGATGTGTCAAACTTCGACGAGGAGTTCACGTCGGAGAAGGCACAGCTAACGCCGCCGAAGGAGCCGCGCCACCTGTCCGAGGAGGAGCAGGTGCTCTTCCAGGACTTTTCATACACGGCCGAATGGTGTTAG